Proteins co-encoded in one Oncorhynchus tshawytscha isolate Ot180627B linkage group LG34, Otsh_v2.0, whole genome shotgun sequence genomic window:
- the LOC112231615 gene encoding gastrula zinc finger protein 5-1-like: protein MIPSDMPVGLELHTDLSRGDWNRYSSNVYSEGSLDKKGEGLVVDEVTVKVEGDVPLTWNADETQLGEGHSQGNTSDFLDYRESLETNLNFATHSPLHVFRDRDPVSTSMAPSDSHGRVLFDQVLNSNDRARAQTQGGGATSGNSKEKRFLCMFCNKGFSCLQKVEVHQRIHTGVKPFSCTQCHMRFAQAGTLKRHQRVHTGEKPFSCTQCHMRFAQAGDLKRHQRVHTGERPFTCTHCRKRFSERSYLRMHQQKKHSTL, encoded by the coding sequence ATGATACCTAGTGACATGCCTGTGGGCTTAGAGTTACACACTGATCTgtctagaggggactggaaccgGTACAGTAGTAATGTGTACTCTGAAGGGTCcctagataagaaaggggagggtctggtcgtagatgaggtgactgtgaaagtggagggCGACGTTCCTCTGACATGGAATGCAGACGAGACTCAGTTAGGAGAAGGACACTCGCAGGGCAACACTAGTGACTTCTTAGACTACAGGGAAAGCTTAGAGACCAATCTAAATTTCGCAACCCACTCCCCTTTACATGTGTTCAGGGATCGTGACCCAGTGTCTACGTCAATGGCACCCTCCGATTCACATGGCCGTGTCCTTTTCgatcaggtattgaactcaaacGACAGGGCTAGAGCCCAGACTCAGGGAGGGGGAGCCACATCAGGCAATAGTAAAGAGAAACGGTttctctgcatgttctgtaacaaaggcttcagctgccTCCAGAAAGTGGAGGTTCACCAGAGGATCCACACAGGGGtaaaacccttcagctgtacccagtgtcacatgcgcttcgCCCAAGCTGGCAcactgaagaggcaccagagggtccacacaggggagaaaccattcagctgtacccagtgtcacatgcgcttcgCCCAGGCTGGTGACCTGAAGAGGCATCAGAGGGTCCACACGGGAGAGAGGCCCTTCACCTGTACGCACTGcaggaagaggttctcagagaggagctacctcaggatGCACCAGCAGAAAAAACATTCCACTCTATAA